One genomic window of Trichlorobacter lovleyi includes the following:
- a CDS encoding thiolase family protein yields the protein MGTSFRPRPVYLAASWMGPVGRYTGKDREELTFLEMAEQCGQVFAGSPVRRRHIDAVVVGSQNPAAFSGVDNTAAKISGILGISGVKSVLIDTASSSGASAFENAYLEVASGRHDHVLAIAIQKMSDASTLEATRIIAGVIDRNEAEYGLTMPACGALVARSLQLRLGLSDLEWAAYSALLSQRSHRFSSQNPRAHLRQQLPVEEYFRQIASGENYRYWSPLRYHDYCPMSDGMAAVILTSRPQEVLVAGLGSATDIPTIADRHYFHSFPATVTAAGYAYGMAGLRDVRALEGRLHVNMHDPFNGFGPINLVDLGVVSRNRLFDALLDDRLTGPDGLFPTNLTGGLKGRGHPLGATGMIQVVENHQLICEAGFEAGLSHSIGGPINNNVVILLERSEHYRSRPHEPYRPWGLPSLGRPKPKQVTIDALLAETGRCVGQFVTSTIRYHYKTGLPEVMLVIVACRFQGVSYRFLFGLDGSHAPQLSGLTAGDELALERQATGIMLNRLPVRRLYQRTVQGMRELAESGWRRLTG from the coding sequence ATGGGAACCAGTTTCAGGCCGCGCCCAGTCTATCTGGCCGCTTCATGGATGGGGCCGGTTGGGCGTTATACCGGTAAGGATCGGGAAGAACTTACCTTTCTTGAGATGGCCGAACAATGCGGGCAGGTCTTTGCCGGAAGTCCGGTACGCCGCCGGCATATTGATGCCGTTGTCGTTGGCAGCCAGAACCCGGCCGCTTTTTCAGGAGTAGATAATACTGCTGCAAAGATTTCAGGTATTTTAGGCATCTCCGGGGTCAAGTCGGTGCTGATTGATACCGCCTCGTCTTCAGGTGCCTCGGCCTTTGAAAATGCCTATCTTGAAGTGGCATCAGGCCGCCATGACCATGTCCTGGCGATTGCTATTCAGAAGATGAGTGATGCCTCGACCCTGGAAGCAACACGGATCATTGCCGGTGTGATTGATCGTAACGAGGCTGAGTACGGTCTGACCATGCCGGCCTGTGGTGCCCTGGTGGCCCGATCGCTTCAACTACGTCTTGGTCTGTCCGACCTGGAGTGGGCGGCCTATTCAGCGCTGCTCTCCCAGCGCAGCCATCGTTTTTCAAGCCAGAATCCCAGGGCCCATCTGCGACAGCAGTTGCCGGTTGAGGAATACTTCAGGCAGATCGCCTCAGGAGAAAACTACCGCTACTGGTCACCATTGCGTTATCACGATTACTGCCCCATGTCCGACGGTATGGCTGCCGTGATTCTTACCTCCCGTCCTCAGGAGGTGCTGGTGGCGGGGCTGGGCAGCGCAACAGACATTCCGACCATTGCTGACCGGCATTACTTTCATTCGTTTCCTGCCACGGTCACGGCTGCCGGGTATGCCTATGGCATGGCTGGTCTAAGGGATGTCAGGGCGCTTGAGGGGAGGCTGCATGTTAACATGCATGACCCTTTTAACGGATTTGGCCCGATCAATCTGGTGGATCTGGGAGTGGTGAGTCGAAACCGGCTTTTTGATGCCCTGCTTGATGACCGCCTGACCGGTCCCGATGGGCTCTTCCCCACCAATCTGACGGGCGGCTTGAAAGGGCGAGGGCATCCTTTGGGGGCTACCGGCATGATCCAGGTGGTCGAGAACCACCAGCTGATTTGTGAAGCTGGCTTTGAAGCCGGGCTTTCACACTCAATTGGCGGGCCGATCAATAATAATGTCGTGATTCTGCTGGAACGCAGCGAACACTACCGAAGCCGCCCCCATGAGCCCTACCGCCCCTGGGGACTGCCATCGCTGGGGCGACCCAAGCCGAAACAGGTGACCATCGATGCGTTGTTGGCCGAGACAGGGCGTTGCGTTGGACAGTTTGTAACCTCTACGATCCGCTACCATTACAAAACAGGACTGCCAGAGGTGATGCTGGTGATTGTTGCCTGCCGTTTTCAAGGGGTGAGCTATCGTTTTCTCTTTGGCCTTGACGGCAGTCATGCGCCACAG